From a single Nicotiana tomentosiformis chromosome 2, ASM39032v3, whole genome shotgun sequence genomic region:
- the LOC108943816 gene encoding uncharacterized protein, which produces MPNDKAPGVDVFPIEFPTKHWETVKQDVYVAVKYFFHIRKLMKAWNCTAITLIPKVPAQTQVKDYRPIAYCTILYKIIAKILTNRLKKGEVLLTTSYLAMNCLKAILGKAKRGIKQGDPVFPYLFVITMDYLQRDMNQLPMIKEFKADISSLTILQETFQKFSAASSLQENIDKIFAIGGDDHRKSELLLSYSGRVQLIKSVIFGMQIYWAHIFLPPKRIMKLIETICRTYMWTGTSATSRKALIARYKVCQPKAAGGLNIINMRLWNKAAILKQLWALAKKKDSLWIKRAYCYYIKQRDLDTMTTPKATAWVVRKIIDSKQALMQTNTMQGNLNAKLTMPKNEGIGDSR; this is translated from the exons ATGCCAAATGATAAAGCTCCTGGAGTGGATGTGTTCCCGATAGAATTTCCCACTAAGCACTGGGAGACTGTGAAGCAGGATGTCTATGTAGCAGTGAAGTATTTCTTTCACATAAGGAAACTGATGAAAGCTTGGAACTGCACTGCTATTACTTTGATACCTAAGGTCCCAGCACAAACTCAGGTGAAAGATTACAGACCAATAGCATACTGCACTATATTGTACAAAATCATTGCTAAGATACTGACCAACAGACTCAAGAAGGGAGAAGTATTATTGACAACATCCTATTTAGCCATGAACTGTTTAAAGGCTATATTAGGAAAG GCTAAAAGAGGGATCAAGCAAGGGGACCCAGTGTTCCCCTATCTCTTTGTCATTACAATGGATTACCTGCAAAGGGATATGAACCAGTTGCCCATGATCAAAGAGTTCAA GGCTGACATAAGTTCACTCACCATACTTCAGGAAACCTTTCAAAAGTTTTCTGCTGCATCTAGTCTACAGGAAAATATAGACAAAA TTTTTGCCATTGGTGGAGATGATCACAGAAAGAGTGAGCTGTTGCTATCCTATTCAGGAAGGGTGCAGCTAATCAAGTCTGTGATCTTTGGTATGCAAATATATTGGGCCCATATCTTTTTACCACCCAAGAGGATCATGAAGCTGATTGAAACTATATGTAGAACCTACATGTGGACTGGTACAAGTGCTACATCTAGAAAGGCCTTAATAGCTCGGTACAAAGTATGCCAACCTAAGGCTGCCGGTGGCTTAAACATCATCAATATGAGATTGTGGAATAAAGCAGCAATCTTAAAACAACTATGGGCATTGGCAAAGAAAAAGGATTCACTTTGGATAAAACGGGCATACTGTTACTACATAAAACAGAGAGACTTAGACACTATGACTACACCTAAGGCAACTGCTTGGGTGGTAAGGAAGATCATAGACTCAAAGCAAGCTTTGATGCAGACGAACACAATGCAGGGCAATCTTAACGCCAAGTTGACAATGCCGAAGAATGAGGGGATCGGAGATTCCAGATAA